The following proteins are encoded in a genomic region of Deltaproteobacteria bacterium:
- a CDS encoding phosphoribosylaminoimidazolesuccinocarboxamide synthase, translating into MLKTEPVLVRSDISGLKLASRGKVRDMYDLGESLLIVTTDRLSAFDVVMANGIPFKGKVLNRLSEFWFKYLGVPHHMITCDVDQMPAEVRKHRDVLRDRAMLVKKARTFPVECVARGYLIGSGWKDYQSTGAVCGIALPTGLRQAAKLERPIFTPATKAVTGHDENIGFDQVAKAVGDSTASKLRELTLSTYEKGADYAEARGLILADTKFEFGLVEGEITLIDEVLTPDSSRYWPRAEYRIGISPPSFDKQFVRDYLESIRFNKEPPGPALPDEIVRKTSDKYLEAYRALTGKEFGT; encoded by the coding sequence ATGCTCAAGACCGAGCCCGTTCTCGTCCGATCGGATATCTCCGGCCTCAAGCTCGCGTCCCGCGGCAAGGTCCGCGACATGTACGACCTGGGAGAAAGCCTGCTCATCGTGACGACTGACCGCCTAAGCGCGTTCGACGTCGTGATGGCGAACGGGATTCCCTTCAAGGGGAAGGTCCTCAACCGGTTGTCGGAATTCTGGTTCAAGTACCTCGGCGTCCCGCATCACATGATCACGTGCGACGTGGACCAGATGCCCGCCGAGGTCCGGAAACACCGAGACGTCCTCCGCGATCGCGCGATGCTCGTCAAGAAGGCCCGGACTTTCCCGGTCGAATGTGTCGCGCGCGGCTACCTGATCGGGAGCGGCTGGAAGGACTACCAGTCGACGGGCGCCGTCTGCGGGATCGCGCTCCCGACGGGCCTTCGGCAGGCCGCGAAACTGGAGCGTCCTATCTTTACGCCCGCCACGAAGGCGGTCACGGGCCACGACGAGAACATCGGCTTCGATCAGGTGGCCAAAGCCGTGGGCGATTCCACGGCCTCGAAGCTCCGCGAGCTCACGCTATCGACCTACGAGAAGGGGGCTGATTACGCGGAGGCCAGAGGTCTGATCCTGGCCGACACGAAGTTCGAGTTCGGCTTGGTGGAAGGCGAGATCACCCTGATCGACGAGGTCCTGACGCCCGACTCGTCGCGGTACTGGCCGCGCGCGGAGTACCGGATCGGCATCTCCCCGCCTTCCTTCGACAAGCAGTTCGTGCGCGACTACCTCGAGTCCATCCGTTTTAACAAAGAGCCCCCGGGCCCGGCGCTTCCCGACGAGATCGTCCGGAAGACCAGCGACAAGTATCTTGAGGCTTACCGCGCGCTGACGGGGAAGGAGTTCGGGACCTGA
- a CDS encoding acyl-CoA dehydrogenase, with amino-acid sequence MGLLTGIVERVPAAYYSDERQAILESARAFAMHEVLPVANRLDPVQGEIPMELRQKMATLGYFGVLIPQEHGGLGLGIFEYVLITEELARAWMSVASIIARGNGIGAGFSEEKRRQILPRMARGECLGAFALSEPGAGSDVASIRCRAELVGDAWVVNGQKMWCTFADGADFIILVARATPYDPENRHAGIAQFLIEKERGTFPPGIAGTPMRKIGYHGWKTWELSFDNFRIPKENILVHSARSGSSEGFKRTAMGLSVARIHTAARSVGLARGALEDSIAYAQTRIQFGRPIGDFQAIRFKLAWMATEIEAARALTYAAADDFDRGHRADVQASMAKLFASEMAEKVTSEGIQIHGGAGYTSEYPLERYWRDARLTKIFEGTSEIQQRIISDAFLPRAKR; translated from the coding sequence ATGGGTCTGCTCACCGGCATCGTCGAGCGCGTCCCCGCGGCGTATTACAGTGACGAGCGCCAAGCGATCCTCGAGTCGGCGCGCGCGTTCGCGATGCACGAGGTCCTGCCGGTCGCCAACCGGCTCGACCCGGTGCAGGGCGAGATACCGATGGAGCTCCGGCAGAAGATGGCCACGCTCGGCTACTTCGGGGTCCTGATCCCGCAGGAGCACGGTGGCCTCGGGCTCGGCATCTTCGAGTACGTGCTTATCACGGAGGAGCTCGCGCGCGCGTGGATGAGCGTTGCGAGCATCATCGCGCGCGGCAACGGCATCGGCGCGGGCTTCAGCGAGGAGAAGCGGAGGCAGATCCTGCCCCGGATGGCGCGCGGCGAGTGCCTCGGCGCCTTCGCGCTCTCCGAGCCGGGGGCGGGCTCCGACGTCGCCTCGATCCGCTGCCGCGCCGAGCTCGTCGGCGACGCATGGGTGGTGAACGGCCAGAAGATGTGGTGCACGTTCGCCGACGGCGCCGACTTCATCATCCTGGTCGCGCGGGCCACGCCCTACGACCCGGAGAACCGCCACGCCGGCATCGCCCAGTTCCTGATCGAGAAGGAGCGCGGCACCTTCCCGCCGGGGATCGCGGGCACGCCGATGCGGAAGATCGGCTACCACGGCTGGAAGACCTGGGAGCTCTCGTTCGACAACTTCCGCATCCCGAAGGAGAACATCCTGGTCCACTCGGCGCGGAGCGGCTCGTCCGAGGGCTTCAAGCGGACGGCGATGGGCCTCTCGGTCGCGCGTATCCACACCGCCGCGCGCTCGGTCGGTCTCGCCCGCGGGGCGCTCGAGGACTCGATCGCCTACGCGCAGACGCGCATCCAGTTCGGCCGGCCGATCGGCGACTTCCAGGCGATCCGCTTCAAGCTGGCGTGGATGGCGACCGAGATCGAGGCGGCGCGCGCGCTCACCTACGCCGCCGCCGACGACTTCGACCGCGGGCACCGCGCCGACGTGCAGGCGTCGATGGCGAAGCTCTTCGCGAGCGAGATGGCCGAGAAGGTGACCAGCGAGGGCATCCAGATTCACGGCGGCGCCGGCTACACGAGCGAGTACCCGCTCGAGCGCTACTGGCGCGACGCGCGGCTCACGAAGATCTTCGAGGGCACCTCCGAGATCCAGCAGCGCATCATCTCGGACGCCTTCCTCCCGAGGGCCAAGCGATGA
- a CDS encoding MaoC family dehydratase: MADLDFDAFALVPKGHAFEDFEAGQVFEHHWGRTLNEGDNSLFATVALRFLPLYFNAEYARAHGHPGVVVDPLLVLCTVIGLSVEDLSEAGGPFLGVEEVEFLRPVYPGDTLTARSVVVAKRESESRPAFGVVTWETQGRNQRGEVVVGCRRTNLVAKRRA; the protein is encoded by the coding sequence ATGGCGGACCTCGACTTCGACGCCTTCGCGCTCGTCCCGAAGGGCCACGCCTTCGAGGACTTCGAGGCGGGTCAAGTCTTCGAGCACCACTGGGGACGGACGCTCAACGAAGGCGACAACTCGCTGTTCGCGACCGTTGCGCTGCGCTTCCTCCCGCTCTACTTCAACGCGGAATATGCGCGCGCGCACGGCCACCCCGGCGTCGTCGTCGACCCGCTGCTCGTGCTGTGCACGGTGATCGGCCTCTCGGTGGAAGACCTCTCCGAGGCGGGCGGTCCGTTCCTCGGCGTCGAGGAGGTCGAGTTCCTCCGCCCGGTCTATCCGGGAGACACGCTCACCGCCCGGAGCGTGGTCGTCGCGAAGCGCGAGTCCGAGAGTCGCCCCGCCTTCGGCGTCGTCACCTGGGAGACGCAGGGTCGAAACCAGCGCGGGGAGGTCGTCGTCGGCTGCCGGCGCACGAACCTGGTCGCGAAGCGGCGGGCGTGA
- a CDS encoding CoA transferase, with product MMATRTGPLADLRILDLTQALAGPFCTMLLADLGADVVKIEPPRGDMTRGMPPFPADRAGCDYGGYFASINRNKRSVVLDLRAAGDRGILLRLVERADAVVENARVGVMDRLGVGYERLRERNPRLVYAAIRGFGDPRTGPSPYAEWPAFDI from the coding sequence ATGATGGCCACCCGCACGGGACCGCTCGCCGACCTTCGCATCCTCGACCTGACGCAGGCGCTCGCCGGACCCTTCTGCACCATGCTGCTCGCCGACCTCGGCGCCGACGTGGTCAAGATCGAGCCGCCGCGCGGCGACATGACCCGCGGGATGCCGCCTTTTCCGGCCGACCGCGCGGGCTGCGACTACGGCGGCTACTTCGCGAGCATCAACCGGAACAAGCGCTCCGTCGTCCTCGACCTGCGCGCCGCCGGCGACCGCGGCATCCTCCTCCGCCTCGTCGAGCGGGCCGACGCGGTGGTGGAGAACGCGCGCGTCGGCGTCATGGATCGCCTCGGGGTCGGCTACGAGCGGCTGCGCGAGCGGAACCCGCGGCTGGTCTACGCCGCGATCCGCGGCTTCGGCGATCCCCGCACGGGGCCGAGCCCCTACGCCGAGTGGCCCGCCTTCGACATCG
- a CDS encoding MaoC family dehydratase → MSWFEDFEVGQKMRHARGTTVGEVENQLLTKLVMNTADAHYNEHKMRGTPFGQRIVFGLVTGSIVIGLATQDTAEHAIAELRLDKLRFRAPVFHGDTLTAYTEVIGKRDADRDDAGIVRFKHWGVKQDGTIVFEGEREVLLKRRSHWVRGE, encoded by the coding sequence ATGAGCTGGTTCGAGGACTTCGAGGTCGGGCAGAAGATGCGCCACGCGCGCGGCACGACGGTCGGCGAGGTCGAGAACCAGCTGCTCACGAAGCTCGTGATGAACACCGCCGACGCCCACTACAACGAGCACAAGATGCGTGGCACGCCCTTCGGGCAGCGGATCGTCTTCGGCCTCGTCACCGGCTCGATCGTGATCGGCCTCGCGACCCAGGACACCGCGGAGCACGCGATCGCGGAGCTGCGCCTCGACAAGCTCCGCTTCCGCGCTCCGGTGTTCCACGGCGATACCCTCACGGCCTACACCGAGGTGATCGGAAAGCGCGACGCCGACCGCGACGACGCGGGCATCGTCCGCTTCAAGCACTGGGGCGTGAAGCAGGACGGGACGATCGTCTTCGAGGGCGAGCGCGAGGTCCTCTTGAAGCGGCGGAGCCACTGGGTCCGAGGTGAGTGA